The DNA window ATCAGTAAGGCAATATTTGTCTCACTGatgtttagatttgtttctgttcTAGTTCTGTGTGCGAATCTTCCCTTCAAGCTCTTGATCCTCACCATAATATTTTCCTTTGGCCTCAGGTTTTGCTGGTCACGTCCTCCTTTATGTCCCCCTCAGAGAGCAAGAATGGAACCAACCTGAACAGGGTCCGTATGTTTGGACCCGATAAGCTTGTGAAGGCCACAGCTGAAAGGAAGTGGGACCGGGTGAAAATTGTTTGTACTCAGCCCTATACCAAGGTTTGTATGTGGAGATGTCTGCCAGTGTCACTTCTGGATTCTTGTATACATTTACCCACTTGCTAGTTAGCTAAGAAATTAGTCACCTCTCCCTGCTGTCTCTCTGTCAAATATATCTTGTATTGCTTTGTATGAAAGAAGCACTGTAATGGAGAGGTTAAAAGGGACTTGTTCCTTCTGGGCACTTTTGAAGGTATGAGTTTAAATATTGGACCAAGCAGGGTAATGGGAAGTCAGTTGAATCTTTGTACAATTCTCACTTCTCTTTCACTAAAAAGTCTTGCTCTCTCTTCAGTCCATAGCTTACGGCCTTTCCTTTGTGAGGTTCCACTCGCCTCCAGACAACAATGAGATTCATTCCAAAACAAGTTCACCAGTGAGTATCTCAGTAACCTAGATGTTGTCTTCCTTTTGTTCTAAGCTGTTGTTTGTTGACCAACTTGAGGCCCTTGTTCCCTTCTCTTCTTGCAGAAGGTCACCAAGTTGGGCCAGTTCAAGGTGAAGGACGATGACAGCAACTCCAGCTCTTTGAAACCCGGTGCTTTGTTCTTCAGCCGTGCCAGCAAACCTTTGGCCTCCGCACCTAAAGGTAGTTATGTTGAACCAATCCAATATCTTGCCTTCATCTGACTAATAATATAAGAACCTTGCTGGATTAACCATTTCCCCATGTATTTACAGCCCTTCAGAATGACCAGTCCTCACCCAGTTATGCTGCTGCTTCACTGCAAACCAGCATGTCCAGTTCCCCTGACCCTTTGCCATCAGCTGCAGAAAAACCCGCTCCCAAAATCTCTCCCAAGGTAAAGTCTGTCTGCCATCTGAATAGACTGAGTATGAAAATATACTTGTGTGAATAGGGATACATTCTTAGCTATTTGTTTAGCATGTATCTTGTGCTTTCAAAAGACTGAAGTGCTTTATGTGTATTATGTATTACAATCTTTATGATAACTCCTTATCAGTTTTTTttcatgccagaagcgacttgggaaactgcacgtcgcttctggtgtgagagaattggtcgtctgcaaggatgttgcccaggggatgcccggatgttttaccatcctgtgggaggcttctctcgtgtccccacatgggaagctggagctgattgaagggaactcaccccactccccagattttaaccaccgacctttcagtcaacagtcctgctggcacaagggctttACCCACtgctaccgggggctcctaactCTGTCAGTATATTTCTCCAAGGTTGGCAGGTCTCAAGGCTGAAAGTGAGTGACTGGGCTACAATCACCAATTGGATTTTGTAGAGAGATTTGAATTGAGGGCCTTCTGTGCCTTTGAAGATGGGCTGTGGGGTGATGTTTCACTTGTTAAATGTCTGGGTGTTCATTAAATAAGCAGGAGTATGTCTACCCCTGAAGTATGAGTTATATTTAGTAGGTAATTACAGGTTGAGAATCTTTTATCCAGAATTTTGAAATCTCAAATACtccaaaaattcaaaattgtctacatgggtgaCTGATATAGTGACACCTtttctttttgatggttcagtgtacacaaaatttgtgtcatgcacaaaattatttacaatattgcataaaattaccttcaggttatgtgcaGTAGGTGtgtatgaagcataaatgaattttgtgtttaaatttGCATCCCAGATTCAAGATACCTTGTTATGTGATGTGTGCAAatataagtaaaataataataaactttatttataccccgccaccatcccccagagggactcagggtggcatctcacaaaacactcaaagtgcaacatacaaaatacaaaaagtgcaaaaataataacataaaacaataagcagCCAACATAACATCACAAAatctggagagagaaaaacagaaaacCAAAACACTTAGGAttccattttgaataagggattctcaacctgtataCCCTTTTTTTGGGATCTCCTAGGTACCTGAAACAGAGTGTCATTTGAACAATGCAATAATATAGATGCTAGAAATCTGCCACAGTCAGTTCAGTTGCATGTATGTTTGTCTGTTCAGAAGCTGAAGAGGGTTGCTCCTTGGGAAATGTGTATAGGAACGTAGCTTTAATTCTGTTCTCCCTTCAGGACCCTACGCCTGTCAAGAGGAAGTATGAGTTAAGCAAGGAAAATACCAGTGTCTCATCTGTGGCCAAGAAATCAGACCCTGATACACCCCGCCCTATGAATCCACCCTCCAAGAAACACAAAGGTATgtcgtcagggaaaaccttttttaaaaaaagaactttgttaaaatattttcccttACTCTAGTAGGGATGAAAGCTTAAATTTAAAGTCAGTGTAGATTTAACTGTATGTATTCAGAAGTAACTCTTTTCACATtagagttggccctccacatttgtgtgtTAGATTTTGGCAGATTTGATTAATGTTGTCTTTTTAGGACTCTCTACACACTACACAGAGCAAAGATATGGAGCTACCCCAAAGTACTAATCTCCGGGAAGATCCTTTGAGTCTTTTCTCCCCTGGTCTGACTTCAGGCAGTTTATCACATGTTGTTCTCATGGTTTTAATGCCATGTTTCCACAAAAACTAGAAATATTTCGTATTGAAACAATGTGATAGGAGACTGATTAATCAGGCAGGTTGGACAGGGATCTTTCCTTACCTAATATCCACCTCTTACTGCTCTGTCTCTTAATGAAGATTCTAATTGCAGGTTGAGAGTTAGAAACCTGTTCTGGatcatattttaatagttttatacaGAAGAATGAATGGTAATTTggacttcttctcctcttcctcctaaaTTATGCTTATTATCCATCTCTTCCTTTGCATAGCTTCCCCATCAGCACCAGCTTCCCAAAAGACACCACCTTCCAAAAAGCCCCCACAAACACAAACTTCAGAAGGGACAGCAAATGGCTCTTTCCAGCATCTCCTTCAGGGCACCGTGTTTGTGTTGAGTGGATTCCAGAACCCCTTCCGCTCAGAGCTGCGGGACAAGGCCCTTGAGATGGGGGCCAAATACCGGCCGGACTGGACTCCTGACAGCACTCATCTCATGTAGGTGTCTTGCAAGTATCATTGCCTTGTCTCAGGCTTGGTGATCTTTTCCCTTTTGTACATCTTGAGTTTGCACAATCTCAAAGACTAACTTGCTCACATCAGTTGTGTGTCGTTTTGTACTGACTGCCCTGCTCTCCTGTGCTCTTCTTCTAGCTGTGCCTTTGCCAACACCCCTAAATACAGCCAGGTGAAGGGACTTGGGGGTATCATTGTGCGCAAGGAGTGGATCCTGGATTGTTACCACACACGGCGATGCCTGCCCTGCAAACGGTGGGTTGGTAATGAGGGAGGCAACGAGAGTGAGGACCAGCCCCCAAAGTTTCCTCTGTCTTGTATTGTGGCAGGGTTTTCGGTGGTGTCTATGGTAGTGACTGtttttatttcccccccccccccccaaaaaaaaaaaaaagctacctGATGGTCAGCTCTGAATCCTCCAGCAGTGAGCAGGAAGATGAGAGTGATGAAGAAGAAGTCTCTGTCCGACACcagaagcctcttaaacatcagcAGGTGATGGAATGTCATATCTGTGATCTTTTGAGAGACTTGCTTTGTTTTGGTGGAATGTCTCCTGCCCCGATAGAACAGATGGAGCAGATTTCTATGTGTacttaaataatgtatttttattatattatatttatttatttagttgttAAATAGTTATTTATGTATATCCTGACTTTTCAGAGCACAAATCCTTCCAGATGTAGCTTATCAGTTGAACAGTGCATCCCATGGGATCATGAATCCATCTGGTCCTGTACTCTCAACTTTAGCAGTAGTTTCCTGGTAATGCATAGTGATCTCACCAAATATTAATCAGGCCCAAATTAGAGAGCATTGGGTGTGTTCAGAATGATAGAGTGCTCTTTAAACATTTGTTTCACCTGTATGCCACCCTGAGTTACCAAAGAGACAGATTTGGCTTTCTAAAATCACTAGCCAAGGAATTGAAGATAAAGCTTCCCTTTTATTCAGTCAGCTGGTCTTCCTTTGCAGAAAGCTAACCTTCCCAGCTCCAACCACAAGGCCAAAGCCCCTACCAGCCCTAAAGTAACCCTGACAGCAGCAAGAAGAGAGCCCCCTGAAAAGGAGGAAGAGCCCAGCACCTCTCAGAATAGCAGCATCCATAACAATTCACGGGTTTCAGCAGTCGACTCTGCAGCATCTACTGATGATGAAGACCCCACaggtaaaaatgaaaaatgttaatTCTGTTCAGCAGCATAAGATGGGTACCGCACTGGGCCCTACACACTCATGAAGGGTGGAACTACTGCCAAAATGCTACCTCTAGGAGATCCCTGGGAGGAGGTGGAGGATGGGTAATATCATCTCTGCATGTGGAAGTCCTGATAATTTTCATGACAAGTCACTACTGATGGAGTCGTTTGCTCTGAATTTGCCCTGAATTAGTACCAAAACCATTCTAACAATTGCTGCATCTTAAGAGTAGTTAATGTAGTGATTTTATGTGGTGCCAATAGTACTTGCGTACCTGCTATAGATCTTTTAACTCCATGGCTTGGGGTCCCAGTATTAGCAGAAATTGAGAAAAGCTCAATGATCATATTTCTCCTAAAACTGTATAGAAGACTGTGAATGGTATAAGCCAGGCTTTCCCAAACCGATACCTAGCCAGAAATTCAGATATGCTGTCTGAGGTTGGTCCAAGTGGCTACCAGGTTGCATGAATGGTTTTGCACATAGcacctgatgccccccccccaatctttgggaagagatgaatCCCTTAGATCAGTGTTGTTAAACTTattttcatcgagggccacaCCAGCCatattatggttgccttcaagaggccattgaatccatagatggagaatctgtggatacaaagggcccatctgtattttattttggtaTAGTGATCAGTACTCTTTAGTTTtaacccagtttgggtccccaggtgttattgaatgacaactctgaTCACTTTGGATGAGACATtttgggaataatgggaattgcagttccatAACACTTGTGACTCTGAAGTTGAGGAAAGGTTAAATAACGTTTTAAAGTGagacatatccacaagccttgtattcaAACCCCACTGTCCTGACTAAAGTTGAACAAACTGCAATCTTCCAGATGCTACTATATCCCAACTCCCATTAGCTTTTGTCATGTTGTCTAATGATAAGGAATACATGAGCTGTAGTCTAGCATTTGAAGGGcaaaataaaatgacatggagggccGGATTTGGGCTATGGGCCTTGCATTTGATTTAGATTATACTCCATGGGACCCACTAGGCCTTATGAGTCTCTACTTACTAAGTCATTGAACTTATTCTTTCCCTTATTCTTGCTATCATGTTATAATATTGTAGAGATACTTGTCTATATCCTAAAGTGGAAGACACAAAAGATATCTCTTGAAATGTGGGTCAAACTTAGATCATGTTTGTCTCACCCACTCTATACTAATTTAATAGAACAGCAAAAACATATTTATGACTAATTTTATCCTCCCATTCTTCTTATTCTTCTACCATTCCTAGGTGTTCAAGGCAATGGAGATGAGGAGTCTGGTGATACTGATGATGAGCTGAGGAGGTTGGTCAAACATAAGGCTGTAGTGGTGGTTCCTTCCATCAGTCATGACCTCAAAGGTTGGTTGAGGTTGGAAAGAGCAGTGGGGGCCTTTAGCTACTGGTGATATCTACAAGTGAATAAGAAGAGTTTTTGAGAGTGCAAGGGAAgggcagaaaatggaaaaagagcgCATTCTTCCATCTGACCTGTGGAAGGCCTTAATGTGGATTATATATGGTTTCTAAGATCTCTATAGAAATTGCCAATGTAAATTTTAATTATGAAAACAAGGGGCATAATGCTGGTTGTGTGGGAAAGGAGAAGtatgatttaatttttttctttgtttcagaGTGGAAGAGGAGCATCGCAAAAAGCAACAAGGAGGGCGGAGGGCAGAACCAGATGACGATCCATATGCTGGCTCCACAGATGAGAACACAGATGTTGAAGAAAAGGAGGAGCCAGATCAACCTATTCCAGAGTTGCCTGGTATGACAGAACTGATAGAATGGGTTGGGGTGGAGGGTTAGTCTAGGACCTCAAGTTTTAATGGGTAGATGAGTTAACTAAATCATTAGTTAGTTAACTTGTGCAGGTGGGTGATCTTTTAACAAGGAGCTAGACATTAAAGACATGGTTATTCCTCTGTAGAGGGAATATTAGAGGGAATACAAATATTAGATATtccgctttgagtcccatacatgggagaaaagtgggataaaaataaattattattatcattattgttattattagataCTAGTTTTGGTACACAGGGATGCACAGGCTTGTTAATTTGTAACACTGTTTATTAGAAGTAgtcattttttgtttttggattttatgaatattCCCATTAGAAAAAATATACGGATATTTGGTTaacaacaactcccattgtcCTCTGTCATTGCCTTAAAATTCTGCCAGTATTTAACTTTGGTCATATTAGTTatgtgcgccaagtttggtccagatccgtcattgtttgggttcagagTTCTGAAACAGGGGGACCTAAGTATTGAGATGTGCCTAACAGAATTGATGCCAGAAAACCGTAGccttaatgtatgtgttgtttggGGTGTCAAGTCTGAATCTACACTTTCTTTACCAGATTTATTTGAGGGCAAACACTTCTTCCTTTACGGTGAATTCCCATCTAATGAGCGACGCCTCCTGAACCGCTACATCATAGCTTTTAATGGGTAGGTCATCTTACAGGTGCTACCATACATGTTTACTACATCCCAGGTGGAGTTGGTTGTGTTATAATTAGGGATAGCAAAAAAAATGGGGAGAGTACAGTCTGTGTAGCATAAACAAGAAGAATGTGAATAGTGCAACCAATTTGCCCATATATAATCCCTGTTATACTCCTCTAAATTAGGTGGCCAAACATGGGAAGCTAGGGGACTTCCTTATCATATACATCAGAAATCTTGGCAGGCTAGATCCACCTCAGCTTTGCAAAAACCCCTGACATGCCTGCCATCTTTTGAATATGTTGGATTTGTCTAAAGcggtcatgggcaaactttggccctccaggtgttttagatttaaactcccacaattcctcacagccttgtgggagttgaagtccaaaacacctggaaggctgaagtttgcccatgcttggtctaagGGAAATCTAAAATAGACTGCAGAATTAGTCAATATGTGGCAGCATTTAGCAAACTGGGAATGCATATTAATACATTAAGActttaatattttttgaaaaaaatgttttctgtttctGTGGGATGGCAAGTTataaaaaagaacatttcttACTTATTTTGTCCATGTTGGATCGGTTCTTTTCGAAATACATTGTGTTATGATCTTTGACAAAGTTGGGTGGGATTATCCTGCAAGATtattataaagaaataaatctTTCATTTCCAGGGAAGTGGAGGACTACATGAACGAGCGAGTGAATTACGTGATCACGGCTCAAGAGTGGGATGACACTTTTGAGGAGGTGAGAAAGCCTGGAATGCTTGTCTGGGGTTATCTTGGCCTGATCCCAAAAGTTCTTATAGAACAGAAACTGATAAGCTTTATACATCTCACAGAGATTGCTTCAGGAGTAAACTATAGGGCATATATATGCTTACACAATAAGAAATTCTTGGCTTCCAGAATTTTTTGGCCTTTTCACAGGTCTAGCATATATAGTAGTAGGGAGCTTTCATGAACTtcatatttccagcatttattatttgCCCTTTTAtacactttttattattttgggggGGATTAAATGCCATGTAAACATCATTTTATAGAAGCTGTCTTTGAAATTATTTGATAGTGCAAATCAAAAGCACTGGGTGTTTTCTAATGTGTCCTGCAGGCTCTGAACGAAAATGCCAACCTGTCTTTTGTGCGTCCCCGCTGGATCTACAACTGCAACGAGAGGCAGAAACTGATCCCTCACCAGCCGTATGTTGTGGTGCCACGATTGTAGGAGGCCTTCTTGCAGGCTTTTGTGTATCTTGCATTCTCCCACTGGAGTAAACTATCCTCCTTCCTTTGGACCACTTGGCCTCCAAACCACACCTAATTCTTGTCAGAGGGTTCCAACCTGTTTTGAAGGCCTTCTTCAACGTAGCAGCATCTTTAAACAGCTATCTCAGGCTGCATCAGAGGGAAATTTGTTTTGGAAAGCAATTCCTGTCCTGGAGAATTAGGGTCAAGAGCTCCATGGCCTTACTATGTATTGCTCCGGATTGGGCCTAGTATGAATTCCGTGGCTTTGGAAGGTGGAATGATAAGCGCATCAGTTTCAGGGACCAGGACTGAACTGAGAAAGGGAGATGTattaacacacacatatttcaCACTTCCGTGATTTGTTGTTTTGGGATCTTCTCTTCATTCTTGtatttacatttttctttttgtttcttatcCCTATCCTCTCTATTCCCACTCAACCGTTTCATAGGAGACTTGACATGTCCTTGCTGAATGTGTTTCCTTGTGGAATTTGATTCCGTAATATTTGAAACACCTAGAACTGTGTGTTTTCTCTCCTGTTTTGTTGGATTGTACATGGTTTTATAAGATCTGATATCTCTCCTACTTAGGCAGTGAAGACTGGATCACCTTACATTTTTGTAAAAACAATATTTGCTGCTTCCATTAGGGTGCGCTGCTGAATTTGAACACGTCCATATGTATGCCTAGCCGAGTCTGTCTTTAATATTCAGAAATTTACTTCCTTCTGCGTGCATTTGTTAACTTCTGTTTTACCTCTCTGCAGAACACTTAAACACAATAATAGCCTAACTAATCAGCAGCCAACATCCAATACTGGCTGGTATTTTTCAAATTCCACATTTTAGTTCATGTACCTCTAAGTTGTATGCATATGTTCAGTTCTGTATATCTCCCATTAAAGGTATGATAGGTAAGTGGGCATTCTTCAGTAGCCAAGCTAAAGAGTGTGCTTGGCCCAAATGCCAAGCTCTTTTTAATGCCAAAAGTTCTCTCACTGACACAACACATTGGAAACATTTGTTTCAAGAAACCATGCTGTATTAAGATTGCACATCAGTGGCTGTGGTCAAAACCCATTTCCACAATTGTTCTGTGGGTGCAGATGGAAGCTGAGGTGACATGCCATTCACATCTTAAAATATATCGCTGGTTATTTCTAGGCGTGCAGAAGTCCATCATGAAATATAGTCCTGGTATTGGGAATATTCAGATTTGGGACACAAGATTTTCATGAATGAATCCACATTGTTATAGATAGATCAGTTTCAGCAAGGTGTTAATCGGTTTGGCATGCCTCTCTAAACTTCACTGCAGCAAACCAGTAAAAAAACAAATCCCCTACTAGCTCAGCCTCCCTAAAAATACTTGTATAGGTGCTACAACCTCCTTCCCTGCTTGTCCAAGTTCATGCTCCTTCTTCCCTCCGGCTGTGAACTGGACTGAGAGGCTTTGAATAATCTACCTCGTTTTTACAGCTCATTCTTGCCCTAGGTGTTGCTCTCAGTATTGGGCATCACGTCCAGAAGTCTTCTCCTGTTTTCGTGTACCGAACAGATGAGTCAGGGGAGCTTTCCATCTTTGAAAAGATACTGAAAGTGTCAGCCACAGCTTTCCTAGAGAGCAACTCTTGCTCCTTGCAGTAgtgacctgatcccagattatctgcttcccTGTTGCTAGGATAAGCAGATAACCTGAAATcatatcctgggatgtagggaagtatagatccagcctaaaatcCAGTTGgatgcattaaactgcattatatggcagtataccaGACATAAGCAAACTTCAGccatgcaggtgttttggactccaactcccacaattcctaacagtccaaaacacctccggggccaaagtttgcctgtgcctgatcTATAGTGTTGTCTTCATCCCAGCTCTGCAAAAGGTTGCTTTAAGGTGCCAGATTTCAACCTTGAGATTTCTCTCCCCATCCTTAATGTTGACGCTGATGCTGGGAGTACTGTCCAGAAATGCTTCCAACCTGTGTCAGTTCTAACAAATTTGTCCTTGAACAAATCAAATTAGTGAGGGAAAAACAAGAACTTATTTTATTTCCAGCTGTTAGCAGTAAGGTATAATGCAGAGGACCCCCAGCTTCAGTCAGATGCCTCTATGGCATGAAAAATCATTTTTCTCAAGCATTAGCATTCTTCAACTGGGAAATGTTACACCTCCCTGCCTAGGTGCTACTGAAGGAGTATATTCCTACGTGGAAAGTGTCAACAGGTAAAATTTCTCAACGGGATGTAATTACCATTTGGAGAGACAGGGAGAAATGGCGTAGAAGTTTAAACCAGGTTTGTATTGCAGTTCTTGTGCTCCATGACTTAAGGGCTTTGGTTTTTTACAAGTTATCATTGTTAGCACCCAGCACCTCAGAAGTGGTGACAAAATACCTTCCGGGATGTATCTATGTCTCTTCCTTTCCCAAACCCCAGCAATAGggtttgttgtgttttttaaaaataaaacaaaatctgagACTTTGGGTGCTCTTTTGTTTCCTGGTCactgaatatactgtatatactcgattataagccgacccaaatataagccgaggcacctaattttaccacaaaaaactgggaaaacttattgacttgagtataagccgagggtgggaaatgcagcagctactggtaaatttcaaaaataaaattggataccaataaaattacattaattgaggcatcagtgggttaaatgttttgaatatttactgtatttcaaagaaaaatagtaaactatataagtggaaaagcaacaataactttatcatcatcatcaacagcttcatttgtaccatgccctatctatctctccctggggactcaggccagcttccaacatagtaacaggcaaacataatgcctacataaacaatgcagagctagatatagatctattatagattatatatattatagagtatatatagattatatatactaatttcacatgtgtatttccccctgaaacctttgcaaatcctctatgtgcattttcctcctgcaatatttccaagccccatttatcaatgtttatatctatctagacatctgtgtgtgtgtgcgcgcgcacgcgcattttccctctgcacttgcaaatgtgagggtaaaattcatatataaaattaatgtatatatatatatatataggaacagatatacaggtacatggaaatctatagttatctatatttacataggatttgcaaagatctgtaaacatatgaggggaaaattaatatattaatgtatttgaagggggaaaatctatataaatatttagaagttttggggcatgcatttacccaaggaagaaatgcaagcaaagtccccctaaaaacaactctggcttcttttctcctgccctttcccacctcttttctttctccctttttcaaactctaaaagtagccagaaaaggctttttgaaacttctctccccctcccaaaaagcccacctcatttttgtttccttaggaataaaaagacacaccttctgttgctctcttttccctccttccctccctttggactcaaatgttcttgcaatagtagtagtagtagtaataatagtgatAGTAatgaatcctgcaaatttgcaagaatatcttttttccttccccttctacccatgcaatctggcttgcaagggtttccttctcacattctccttttgcttttgaaaacattcgcttcttgtctctctctctctctcaaaaaaaagataaccagcctgggaggagaagcgaagggaggttttggaaaagaaaacatactgtggcctccaggctccgctgctggcttgaccttgacccgaatataagccgggggaggctttttcagctcataaataaaggctgaaaaacttggcttatcttcgagtatactGTAATGATTGCAGCAATATCTACAATTTTATTTAGAGGAAATTGGAATgcaggctgagtatcccttatccaaatatCTGAATTGGCAGGTATCTGTGCCTTTTGCCTCACATGTCTGTCCAGCCTCACATCTTATTAGTTCATTGCTTGGGTTGTATATGAAACACGAGGCTACAAAGAGAGTACCTACTTCTGCTGTACAAATGAAGAAATAGGGAACTGCAATCTCAAAGTGAGAACTGATGACAAAAAGTATTTCGGATGATATTCAGCCTGCATTTATTTGCTACAGCTCACTAGACCTATGCATGAAAtttgtttcttctgttt is part of the Anolis carolinensis isolate JA03-04 unplaced genomic scaffold, rAnoCar3.1.pri scaffold_10, whole genome shotgun sequence genome and encodes:
- the xrcc1 gene encoding DNA repair protein XRCC1 — translated: MPEIGIRHVASASSSDPTHCAENLLKADTYRKWKAAQAGEKQISVILQFEKEEQIHSIDIGNEGSAFVEVLAGSSASSIEQNYEVLLVTSSFMSPSESKNGTNLNRVRMFGPDKLVKATAERKWDRVKIVCTQPYTKSIAYGLSFVRFHSPPDNNEIHSKTSSPKVTKLGQFKVKDDDSNSSSLKPGALFFSRASKPLASAPKALQNDQSSPSYAAASLQTSMSSSPDPLPSAAEKPAPKISPKDPTPVKRKYELSKENTSVSSVAKKSDPDTPRPMNPPSKKHKASPSAPASQKTPPSKKPPQTQTSEGTANGSFQHLLQGTVFVLSGFQNPFRSELRDKALEMGAKYRPDWTPDSTHLICAFANTPKYSQVKGLGGIIVRKEWILDCYHTRRCLPCKRYLMVSSESSSSEQEDESDEEEVSVRHQKPLKHQQKANLPSSNHKAKAPTSPKVTLTAARREPPEKEEEPSTSQNSSIHNNSRVSAVDSAASTDDEDPTGVQGNGDEESGDTDDELRRVEEEHRKKQQGGRRAEPDDDPYAGSTDENTDVEEKEEPDQPIPELPDLFEGKHFFLYGEFPSNERRLLNRYIIAFNGEVEDYMNERVNYVITAQEWDDTFEEALNENANLSFVRPRWIYNCNERQKLIPHQPYVVVPRL